The Streptomyces halobius genomic interval TTCGGCGGCGACCGCGGCCCCGCCACCCGCCTCGAACTCCCCGACCGCGCCCCGGACCTCACCACCGAACGCCGCATCCGCGAGGATCAGGCGCTGCTCTACCGCCTCTCCGGCGACTGGAACCCGTTGCACGCCGACCCGGAATTCGCCAAGCTCGCCGGCTTCGACCGGCCGATCCTGCACGGTCTGTGCTCGTACGGCGTCACGCTCAAGGCCGTCGTCGACACGGCGCTCGGCGGCGATGTCACCCGCGTCCGTTCCTACCGCACCCGGTTCGCCGGGGTCGTCTTTCCCGGCGAGACGCTACGGATCCGGGCGTGGCGCGAGGTGCCCGAGCCGGGCCGCATTCAGGTCTCGGTCACCGCGGTGGACCGGGACGACGCGCCCGTCCTCGCCGACACCGTCGTCGAGCACGGCTGACCCACGGGAGCCGCTCGGGGATCCGCGTGACGGTCCCGCACGACGGTCCTGCGCGGCGCCCTCGCGCGACAGCACACAGCCACGAAGGCCACGACATCGCACGGCCTCGACAGCACACAGCCACGAAGGCCACGACAGCACACGGCCACGACAGCACACCGCACGCGTCCGTACGTACGAGAGGAGCCGCACCGTGCGCGCAGCCGTACAGCACGAGACCGGGCAGGACAAGCTCGAAGTCCTCGACGACGTCGAGGCGGTGGGCTTCGGCCCCGGCAAAGTCAGGATGCGGGTACGGGCCACCGGGCTGTGCCACTCCGACCTCTCCGCGATGAGCGGGGTGCTGCCGCAGCCCGCGCCGTTCGTCCCGGGGCACGAGGGCGCCGGCGAGATCCTCGACGTGGGTGACGGCGTCACCGGGCTGAAGCAGGGCGACCGGGTGCTGATGTGCTGGCTGCCCGCCTGCGGCGGCTGTCCGTCCTGCAAGCGCGGCCAGGCCCATCTCTGCCTGAGCGGCTTCCTGAACGCCGGCACACCGAACTTCAAGCGCCCCGGCGGTGACGTCTTCGGCTTCGCCGGGACCGGCACCTTCGCCGAGGAGGTCGTTGTCACCGCCAACTGCGCGGTGCCGATCCCGGACGACGTGCCCTTCGAGATCGCGGCACTCATCGGCTGCGGGGTCACCACCGGACTCGGCGCGGCCCTCAACACCGCCCAGGTGGTACCCGGTTCCTCGGTCGCGGTGATCGGCTGCGGCGGCGTCGGCATCTCCGTCATCCAGGGCGCCCGGGCCTGCGGCGCGGCCCAGATCGTCGCCGTCGACCTGGTGGCCGCCCGTCGCGAGGCCGCGCTCCGGTTCGGCGCCACCGAAGCGGTCGACCCGGAGGGGCTCGCCGACGCCACGGCCCGGATCACCGCGGGGGAGGGCTTCGACTACGTCTTCGAGGTCGTGGGCACGTCTGCCACCGCCCGTGTCGCCTACGAGACGACCCGGCGCGGCGGCACGCTCTGCGTGGTCGGCGCGGGCGCGCTGGACGACCACTTCCAGGTCAATATGTTCGAGCTGTTCTTCGACGAGAAGCGCATTCTGCCGTCCCTGTACGGCGGCGGGGACGTGCTGCGCTCCTACGAGCGGACCATCACCCTGTGGCGGGCCGGCCGGATCGACCTCGAAGGGCTGATCACCCACCGCGTGCGGCTCGCCGAGATCAACGAGGCACTCGACCAGATGCGCACCGGCACCGCGCTGCGTACCTGTATCGAGACCTGACGGAGCGTCTGTTACGTCCGCGTCTCCGTTACGTCCACGTCCGCAGTATGGGGAAGGGCGCCGCACCGTGTGTCACCCATCCCCCCACCCCCATCGCGATCGGAGAGGACAGAAATGGCACAGGCAACGCCACTTGAGGGGCTGACCGCGATCGTCACCGGTGCCGGGCGTGGCCTGGGCCGCGCCGAGGCGGTGGAACTGGCCCGGCTGGGCGCGGCCGTGGTCGTCAACGACCTCGGGCAGCCGGGCCGGGACGGGACCGGCGACGCGTCCGCCGCGCCCGCCGAGGAGGTCGCCGCCGAGATCCGCGCGGCGGGCGGCCGGGCCGTCGCCCATCTCGGGGACGTCGCCGACTTCGCTCAGGCCCGTGCCCTGGTCCAACGGGCCGTCGAGACCTACGGACAGCTCGACATCCTGGTCAACAACGCGGGCATCCTGCGCGACCGGATGGTCTTCTCCATGAGCGAGGACGAGTGGGACTCGGTGATCCGCGTCCACCTCAAGGGCCACTTCAACACCACCCACTTCGCCGCGGCCCACTGGCGCGCCCGCGCCAAAGCCGCCGGCGGCCCGGTCCACGGCCGGATCGTCAACACCTCCTCCGAGGCGTTCCTCGCGGGCTCGGCGGGTCAGCCCAACTACGCGGCGGCCAAGGGCGGCATCGTCGGTCTCACCACCTCCACGGCACTGGCACTGGCCAAATACGGTGTGACCGCCAACGTGATCTGCCCGCGCGCCCGCACCCGTATGACCGAGGACGTCTTCGCCGGCGTCCCCGCACACGGAGAGGGCGGGGCCCCGGGGGAGGGGAAGGTCGACCCGCTCGCGCCCGAACATGTCTCGCCGCTCGTCGGCTATCTGGCCTCACCGGCCGCGGCGCAGGTCAACGGCCAGCTGCTGGTCGTGCACGGCGGGATGGTCGCCATTGTCGAACGTCCCCGGATCGCCGCCAAGTTCGACACCGTGAAGGAGTCGTTCAGTTACGAGGAACTGGACGGTCTGCTGACGCCGTACTACGCGGAGCGGCCGCCGGACGAGACCTTCGCGGCGGCCGAGGTGCTGAGCCTCGGGCGCGGCTGACAGCGACCGGCGGAGGTGGTGGAGAGCGACCGGCGGAGGCGTATGGCCGTGGCCGCCCCCGCGGTGAGCGGTGCGGCGGCCACGGCCGTACGCATGGGGGCGGCGGAGAACCGCCGGACCCGCCGAGGGCTTGCCCTGCGACGGTCCTCAGGCGTTCTGGGCCTGCTTCTCCCGGCGGTGCCGCCCGTTGACGGTGACCGCGGCCTCTTCCGTGGCGGCCGGGCCGCGGTGCCTGCCGGAG includes:
- a CDS encoding Zn-dependent alcohol dehydrogenase yields the protein MRAAVQHETGQDKLEVLDDVEAVGFGPGKVRMRVRATGLCHSDLSAMSGVLPQPAPFVPGHEGAGEILDVGDGVTGLKQGDRVLMCWLPACGGCPSCKRGQAHLCLSGFLNAGTPNFKRPGGDVFGFAGTGTFAEEVVVTANCAVPIPDDVPFEIAALIGCGVTTGLGAALNTAQVVPGSSVAVIGCGGVGISVIQGARACGAAQIVAVDLVAARREAALRFGATEAVDPEGLADATARITAGEGFDYVFEVVGTSATARVAYETTRRGGTLCVVGAGALDDHFQVNMFELFFDEKRILPSLYGGGDVLRSYERTITLWRAGRIDLEGLITHRVRLAEINEALDQMRTGTALRTCIET
- a CDS encoding 3-oxoacyl-ACP reductase, yielding MAQATPLEGLTAIVTGAGRGLGRAEAVELARLGAAVVVNDLGQPGRDGTGDASAAPAEEVAAEIRAAGGRAVAHLGDVADFAQARALVQRAVETYGQLDILVNNAGILRDRMVFSMSEDEWDSVIRVHLKGHFNTTHFAAAHWRARAKAAGGPVHGRIVNTSSEAFLAGSAGQPNYAAAKGGIVGLTTSTALALAKYGVTANVICPRARTRMTEDVFAGVPAHGEGGAPGEGKVDPLAPEHVSPLVGYLASPAAAQVNGQLLVVHGGMVAIVERPRIAAKFDTVKESFSYEELDGLLTPYYAERPPDETFAAAEVLSLGRG